A region of the Pseudarthrobacter phenanthrenivorans Sphe3 genome:
TCTGCCAGCAATCTACTCAGCCTCGGTGGTCTCTGCTTCGGCCTCGGCAGGTGCTTCGGCAGCATCAGACTTGGATGCCTTCTTGGTGATGGCTTCCGGGATGATCACGGAGCCCTTCTCCGGGGCAACGAAGGCTACCTTCTCAGACTTGGTCTTGAGGGTGCCTTCCTGGCCCGGCAGGCCCTTGAACTTCTGCCAGTCACCGGTGATCTTGAGGATCGCGGCGACCTGCTCGGACGGCTGGGCGCCGACGGACAGCCAGTACTGGGCACGCTCGGAGTCAACCTCGATGTATGAGGGCTCTTCGGTGGGGTGGTACTTGCCGATCTCTTCGATGGCACGGCCGTCACGCTTGGTGCGTGAGTCCGCGACGACGATGCGGTAGTACGGTGCGCGCATCTTGCCAAAGCGCTTAAGGCGAATCTTTACGGCCACTGTTGTGGTCACTCCTGTTTCAGAAAAGGGGGTGAACCCGGCGTTCTGCACCCGTGGGGCGGGCCGTACTTGCGGGCTCGAAGGACAGGATCCGGACGCGGAGAGAGGGGCCACGCAGATCGAGTACCTGTTTATTGTGCCAGATCAGCGTCGGGATTTCGACTTGGCACCCCGGCAGCACGGCGAAGGGGCGGCCGGGAAGGGCTCAGACGGTCCAGACGTAAAGTCCGGTGCGTTCGGAGTCGTCAATTCCAACGGCAAGTTCAGCCACTTTCTGGACGTAGGTCCGTGCCTGGGCGGCGTCGAACGGCATGTCCTCCTGGGCTGCCCATTGCTCGGCAACATCATCCAGGACGTTGCCCTCCCCCTCGGTTTCGTAGCACAGCAGGTCGGCCAAAGCGCGCACCATGGCGGGCGGAACGGCCAGCAGCGAATCGCTGGCCACGTCCACCATGGTCAGTTCATAATCTGCACCGCCGGCGTGGACTGCGGTGCCGGCGAGGTCCCCCAGTTGCTCGACTTCGAAGTCAGTGATCCCAGGGATCCGGACGGCCTCGCCGTCGGGGGCGTTGCCTGCCTGGTCAAGGATGCCTGCACGCTTAAGTGCGGCGTCATGGGTGGCGAGGAAGATTTCGGTGAAGCCCATGGGAAGTGCCCTCATTCCGTTGACGGTGCGGCGCGCCGGGACGCAGCGCGCGCCGCCCGGCAGTTCGGTTTCAGCCTAGTACAGGTACCGCCGGGCGTTGGCCCGGCGGCACCTGCCCATGCGACCGCCAGGCCGGTGCACGAAACGCCGCTGTCAGCGGACGGCGACCCGGATCCTGTTGCGCCACGGATCCTCGAACCGGAGTTCTGCACCCGTATGGTGGGCGGGCACGCCGGCGACCTTGAGGCGGTCGGCAAGAGCGCCGACGTCGTCCCCTGACGGCACTTCAATGAGGACCTCCCCCAAGCCAAGCGTGTCCTTCCGCGGGCCGGCGCCGCGGCTGTTCCAGACATTCATGGCCATGTGGTGGTGGTACCGGCCAGCCGAGACGAACAAGGCCTGCCCGTGCCAGCCGGCAGTCTTTTCGAAGCCCAGCGTACCCACGTAGAAGTCGCGGGCCGTCTGGACGTCACCCACCTGCAGGTGCACGTGCCCCACGCCCGCCACGGTTCCACGCTGGCGCTCCAGCGACTCCTCCGTGAGGTGCTGCTCCAGGTAGCGCTGCGGCGGAAGCGCCAGGCTGTCCATCACCACGTCAGTGCCGTTCCAGGACCAGTTGCTGCGGGGGCGGTCCCAGTAGAGCTCGATCCCGTTGCCTTCCGGGTCAGTGAAGTAGAAGGCCTCGCTGACCAGGTGGTCTGCGCTGCCGGTGAAGGAGCGGGGCTCAAACCGGGCGGCGGTGGCGATGGTGGCGGCCAGGTCCGCCTGGTTCTCGAACAGCAGCGCAGTATGGAAGAGGCCGGCCTCTCCCCTGCCCGGAAGGTTCAGGCCCGGAGCGGGTGCCAGGTGCACCAGCGGCTTCTGCAGCCGGCCAAGATAAAGCCCGCCGTCCTGCTCCGCCACGACCTCCAGGCCCAGGGCGCGCTGGTAGTAGTCCGTCATGACCTTCATGTCGCCCACCTTGAGCATCACGGTGCCCATGGCGAGATCGGCAGGTAGAAGATCCTGGTTTGTGGCTTCTGCGGTCATTGGAAACTCCCGGTGCTGGGGCCCTCGGGTTGCGGGCCTGTCACTATTAAAATTACTTGAAGCTTCAATTTATTCCAAGTGCTGGTTCCGGTTGCCCCCAGGACGACGGGTCATCCCACGATCCGTCCTCCCAGCACTACATGTGCCAGGTCCCTTATGGTCCCCGGCGTCGTCCGCGGGTCCTCCCGGCACAGGACGACGTCTGCCCGCGCCCCCTCGCCGATGGCCTCGGCACCCAGCCACTTCCGCGCGTCCCAGCAGGCAGCATTGAGGGCAGCCGGCATGGGCAGTCCCGCGGCATGAAGGGCCAGGATTTCGTCGGCGATCCTGCCATGCCTGATGACGCTGCCGGCATCGGTTCCGGCGTAGATCCGCACCCCTGCTTCATACGCCTCCAGCACACGCTCCTCCCGGCATTCCCACAATGAACGCATATGCGCCGCGTACACGGGGAACTTTGGATCGGCCTGTGCCGCAATGTCCGGGAAGGTGGCGATGTTGACCAGGGTGGGCACAATGGGCACCTGTTGCTCCACGAACCGGGGAAGGTGCCTCGGCAGGAGCCCCGTGGCGTGCTCGACGCAGTCGATGCCGGCGTCCAGCATGTCGTCGAGCGTCTCCTCCGCGAAGCAGTGGGCCGTAACGCGTGCGCCCTCATCGTGGGCGGCCTGCACAGCATCACGGACGACGGCGGCGGGAAACGATGGCGCCAGGTCACCGGCGCCCCGGTCAATCCAGTCCCCCACGAGTTTGACCCAGCCGTCACCGTCCCGTGCCTGCTTCCGGACGGCTTCAACGAGTCCCTCCGGTTCAACCTCTTCTGCGAAGCCACGCAGGTACCGCCGTGTCCGGGCAACATGGCGGCCGGCGCGGATCAGCAGCGGGACGTCAGCCCTCCCCTGCAGCCATCGGGTATTTGCGGGAGAGCCGGCGTCCCGGACCAGCAGGGTGCCTGCCAGAAGGTCGGTCCGGGCCTGTTCCTCGGCGGCCGCATCGTGCACCGCTCCTCCCGGACCCAGCCCTATATGGCAATGGGCATCCACGAAACCCGGCAGCACCCAGCCCGCCAGGATGCTGTCCGGCACCTCCGCCGGGCGCCGGAAGGTCAGCCTCCCATCGACGGACCACAGTCCGCGCTCCTCACGGTCGGGTCCCGTCAGGACGGGCCCCGTGAACTGGATGATTTCTGCCATGAACCTGCCTCTTTCTCGCCCGGACAGGCTAGCACCGGCGATGTGACAACGAAGGATTCGGGGGCTGTGGTAGCTTCTTGGTGACCACACGGGTGCCCCTGCAGGGGCTGAGATCGGGCTGACGCAGCCTGCGACCGTCGAACCTGTCCGGGTAATGCCGGCGAAGGAAGTGAGTATTCCTTGAGTACACCAAATGAACCGCTGTCCCCTGCCCAAAAGAACCAGCAGCCGGCTTCGCCCGGCAGCCACACCCCGGTGACCCATTCCCTGAAATCGCACTCGCTCGCCTACCTTGAAGACCCCGATTCCGGCATCCGGGTTCCAATAACAGAAATCGCGCTGGAGGCTTCCCCTAACGGCCTGGCGAACGAGCCGTTCCGGACCTACCGGACCGCCGGGCCGGGCAGCGACCCCGTGCGCGGCCTGGAGCCGTTCCGGTCGAATTGGATACTGGGGCGCGGTGACACGGAAACGTATGGCGGCCGGGAGCGGAACCTCCTCGACGACGGCCGCTCGGCTGTCCGCCGCGGTGCCGCCAGCGCTGAGTGGAAGGGAGCGCGCCCGGTGCCCCGCCGCGCCGTCGGGGGCCGGACGGTGACGCAGATGCACTACGCACGGCAGGGCGTGATCACGCCGGAAATGCGGTTCGTGGCGTTGCGGGAGAACTGCGATGTTGAACTGGTCCGCAGCGAAGTGGCCGCCGGCCGGGCCATCATCCCCAGCAACATCAACCATCCTGAGTCCGAGCCCATGATCATCGGCAAGGCGTTCCTGGTGAAGATCAACGCCAACATCGGCAACTCCGCTGTCACCAGTTCGATCGCCGAAGAAGTGGACAAGCTGCAGTGGGCAACCCAGTGGGGCGCGGACACTGTCATGGACCTTTCCACCGGAGATGACATCCACACCACACGGGAATGGATCATCAGAAACTCTCCGGTACCGATCGGGACCGTCCCGATCTACCAGGCCCTGGAAAAGGTGAACGGCGAAGCGAATGCCCTGACGTGGGAAATCTTCCGCGACACCGTGATTGAGCAGTGCGAGCAGGGGGTGGACTATATGACCATCCACGCCGGGGTCCTGCTCAGGTACGTTCCCCTGACGGCCAACCGGGTCACGGGCATAGTGTCCCGCGGCGGTTCCATCATGGCCGGCTGGTGCCTGGCGCACCACCAGGAGAACTTCCTCTACACCCACTTTGACGAGCTCTGCGAAATTTTCGCACGGTACGACGTCGCGTTTTCCCTGGGCGACGGCCTGCGGCCCGGGGCGACGGCGGACGCCAACGATGCGGCGCAGTTCGCCGAACTGGACACCCTGGCTGAACTCACGCAGCGCGCCTGGGAGTACGACGTCCAGGTGATGGTGGAAGGCCCAGGCCACATTCCGTTCCACCTGGTGCGGGAAAACGTCGAGCGCCAGCAGGAGCTGTGCAAGGGCGCGCCCTTTTATACACTCGGTCCACTTGTCACCGACGTGGCGCCCGGCTACGACCACATCACTTCAGCCATCGGCGCCACCGAAATCGCGCGGTACGGGACCGCGATGTTGTGTTACGTCACCCCCAAAGAGCATCTGGGGCTGCCGAACAAGGACGACGTCAAGACCGGGGTGATTACCTACAAGATCGCGGCGCACGCAGCCGACCTGGCCAAGGGGCACCCGGCAGCGCACGAGCGCGACGACGCCTTGTCCAAGGCACGGTTTGAGTTCCGGTGGCGCGACCAGTTCGCGCTGTCCCTGGACCCGGTCACGGCAGAGGCGTTCCACGACGAAACGCTCCCGGCAGAACCGGCAAAGACCGCGCACTTCTGCTCCATGTGCGGGCCCAAGTTCTGTTCCATGAGGATCAGCCAGGACATCCGGGACGAATTCGGGTCCGCCCAGTCCCAGGCTGCCTTGGCGGAGGCCGCCGCCGGCATGCAGGGCAAGAGCGAGGAGTTCCTCGCGGCCGGCGGAAGGGTCTACCTGCCGGAGCTCAGCGTTCCACCGGCAGTCCGGGCTTAAGGCCCTTCAGGTTCCGTCCGGCTGGCCATTGGGGGCCAGCCGGACGGGCTCAGGACGCACGGACCGGCTGGACGCGGCTGACGTCACTAACGAAGGCCCGGATAATGCGGTCCCCCTCGGGAGAATCATGGGGCCGGTGACCTCCTGCGGAAGTGCGGTGCACAGCCCCGGTTTCCCGAAGGTAGCCTGCAATCTCCTCGTACAGCGGCTCCCAGCCGCCGGTCAGCACCAGCGTGGGGACCCCCGGCACGATATGCAAAGGTGCCTCCCACGGGGGCGCCTGCAGCCGCAGCCGCCGGGCGGACCGCTTCTCTTCCACCGTGACCGGATGCTGCAGGTCCGTGGCATAGACGCGGCGCACGAACTCCCGCTGGAAATCCTCGTCGCTGAGTTGGCGCCGGGCGTCGAACAAGGGCTGCATCAGGGCGATGTGCGCTGCCGTGGCCGGCAGTTCGGCGGTCAGCGACAGGCAGGCCGGTTCCACCAGGATGAGCGAGTAGACAAGATCGGGCCGTTCAACGGCAGCCATCATGGCCGGGATGGCGCCCTGCGCGTGGGCAACGACGTGCCCGCCCGCCGCGCCGCGGCCATCGTCGCCAAGGGACCGCAGCAGGATCCGCGTATCCTCGGCAAAGGACGGTTCAACGGGCTCCGCAAACGGGTCATAGCCGTGGCGGCGCAGGAACAGTGCGTCATAGGACAGGGCAAGACCGTGCTGCCGGGGCCAGGCCGCGGCACCGAACGTGCCCGCGCCGTGCACGAACACTACCCTCTGCTTGAACATGACCCAACCCTATTCCACAGCCCCGACATCCCAACCAGGTAGCGCCAAGTGTCGTTTTGACGGTTCATAACGACACTTGGCGCTACCCAGTTGGGAAAGGGGGATGCTACTTGCCGAGGAACTTGTCGAACCCCTTGGGCAGGTTCAGCTGCGACGGATCGAAGTCGCCGCCCTGCTGGCCGAAGGCAGCCCCCGTGGGGAGCGCCTTGGCTGCGTTGGCCCGCCGGGCCTCGGCGTCCTTGCGCTCCTGCGCTGCTTTGGCCGGGTTTCCGGACTTTGCCTTCTTCTTGGGCGCGTTCTTGGCGTTCTTCCGGGCTCCGCCGCCGGCCCCCGGCATGCCTGGCATTCCGGGCATGCCCGGCATGCCGCCCTGGGCCATCTTCTTCATCATCTTCTGGGCCTGCGCAAAGCGCTCCAGCAGGCCGTTGACCTCAGAGACGTGGACACCGGAACCACGGGCGATGCGGGCACGGCGCGAGCCGTTGATGATCTTGGGCGCCACACGCTCGTGCGGGGTCATGGACCGGACAATTGCCTCCACGCGGTCGATCTCGCGCTCGTCGAACTGCTCCAGCTGCTGGCGGATGTTCTGCGCACCCGGCATCATCATGAGCATCTTCTTCATGGACCCCATGTTGCGGATCTGCTGCATCTGGGCGAGGAAGTCCTCGAGGGTGAAGTCCTCCTGGTCGGCGAACTTCTTCGCCATCCGGGCTGCCTCGTCCTTGTCCCAGGACTTCTCTGCCTGCTCGATCAGGGTGAGGACGTCGCCCATGTCCAGGATGCGCGAAGCCATCCGGTCAGGATGGAAGAGTTCGAAGTCGTCCAGGCCTTCGCCGGTGGACGCAAACATGACCGGCTTTCCCGTGACCGACGCGACCGAGAGTGCGGCACCGCCGCGGGCGTCGCCGTCGAGCTTTGAAAGCACGATGCCGGTGAAGTTGACGCCTTCGTCGAAGGCGAGCGCCGTGTTGACGGCGTCCTGGCCGATCATCGAGTCGATAACGAACAGGACCTCGTTGGGAACGATGGCCCGGCGGATCTGGCGCGCCTGCTCCATCATGTCCGCGTCGACACCGAGACGGCCGGCGGTGTCCACGATGACGACGTCGTGAAGCTTCTGACGGGCTTCCTCCACACCGGCGCGGGCAACGGCCACGGGGTCGCCCGCGGGCTGGTCGAGCTCAGTTGACGTGGCTCCCGGGTGGGGCGCGAACACCGGCACCTTGGCGCGCTGGCCCACCACCTGGAGCTGCGTGACAGCGTTGGGGCGCTGCAGGTCGCAGGCCACCAGCATGGGGCTGTGTCCCTGGGCCTTCAGCCACTTGGACAGCTTGCCGGCGAGGGTGGTCTTACCGGCACCCTGGAGGCCTGCCAGCATGATGATGGTGGGGCCGTTCTTGGCCAGCCGGATCCGGCGCGTTTCACCGCCGAGGATCTCCACGAGTTCCTCGTTGACGATCTTGACGATCTGCTGGCTCGGGTTCAGCGCACCGGATACCTCGGCACCCAGGGCGCGTTCACGGACCCGGCCGGTGAATTCACGGACAACGGGAACGGCAACGTCAGCATCCAGGAGGGCGCGGCGGATCTCGCGGACTGTGGCATCGACGTCGGCCTCAGTGAGGCGGCCCTTTCCGCGGAGATTCTTGAAGGTTGCTGTCAACCGGTCAGAGAGTGAATTGAACACGCGACGTGCACTTCTTTCAGTGGATGATCGGGACTCGACTATCTAGGGTACCAAGTCGGGCCCGCAAGGTGGCATGCTGGCAAAATGACGAGCCAATCAACTGTAAGAACCCTGCTCATCCTCGGTGCTTCAGGGGACCTCACCGGACGGCTGCTCCTGCCGGGCCTGGCACGCCTGGCGGCCACGGGCCGTGCGGCAGGGCTGCGGCTCGTGGGGGCTGGTTCCGATCCCTGGACTCCGGAACAGTGGCGGGAGCGGGTGCACGAGTCCTTCGCGGCCGCCTCGGCTTCCGCCGGTCCCGAAGGAAAGGAAGCTCTCCAGTCCCTTGAGAAGGAGACGGTGTACCACCAGCTGGACGTGACCGCGGACGGGGCCCTGGCGGCACTCCTGGCCGCCCTCGACGGACCCACCGCAGTCTATTTCGCCCTCCCGCCCCGGATCAGCCAGCTGGCCTGCGAGGTTCTCCAGCCCGAACAGGTTCCGGCCGGCACCCGGCTGGTGATGGAGAAGCCCTTCGGGTCCAGTGAGGAATCCGCCCGTTCCCTGAACCAAACCCTGGTCCGGCTGGTCCCGGAAGACCACATCCACCGGGTGGACCACTTCCTGGGCAAGGCCACCGTGCTGAACATCCTGGGCCTGCGCTTCGCCAACAACTTCCTGGAACCTGTGTGGGACCGGCACCATGTGGAGAAAGTGGAGATCATCTTTGACGAGGACCTTGCGCTGGAAGGGCGCGCCCGCTACTACGACAATGCCGGCGCCCTGCGCGACATGATCCAGAGCCACCTCCTTCAGATCATGGCGCTGATGGCCATCGAACCTCCCGCCACCATCGGGGAACGGGACCTCCGCGACGCCATCTCCACGGTCCTGCGCGCCAGCAGCGTCCCGCTCCCGCATTCCGGTTCCACCCGGCGGGCACGTTACACCGCAGGTGCAGTAGGAGGGAAGGAAGTTCCGGATTATGCACAGGAGGAGGGGGTGGACGGAGGCCGCGGTACCGAGACCTTGGCAGAAATACGCGTGAACATCGATAACTGGCGCTGGAAGGGCGTGCCGTTCATCCTGCGCTCCGGCAAGGCGCTGGGTGTGAAGCGCAAGGAAGCCGTGGTGACCTTCCGCCCGGTTCCGCACCTCCCGCAGGGCTTCACCGGCGTCGACGCCCCCAACCAGCTCCGGATCGGCTTTGGGCCGGACACGCTGGCCTTCGACATCGATGTCAACGGGCCCGGCAACATCTTCAGCCTGGGCCGCGTAACCCTGGACGCGGAGCTGAGTGCCTCCGAACTCCTCCCTTACGGCGAAGTCCTGGAGGGCGTACTCGCCGGAGATCCGCTGCTTTCCGTCCGTGGCGACACCGCGGAAGAGTGCTGGCGGATCGTGGAGCCGGTCCTCAGGGCCTGGCAGCAGGACGAGGTCCCCCTGGAGGAGTACGACGCCGGTTCGGCCGGGCCCGCGGGATGGCCCGGCAGTGCGGCCGGGCACTGAGGGAAAAACAGCCGGGCGCCGAAAATCAGCAGGGCGCCGAAAAACAGCAGGGCGGGCAGGGAACCTTCCGGTTACCCTGCCCGCCCTGCTGATGTTGATGCTGTGTTGCTGTCCTAGATGGCGGCGACGCCGCGTTCGCCGGTGCGGACCCGCACCGCCTCGGAAACGTCCACCGTCCACACCTTGCCGTCACCTGCACGGCCGGTGTTCGAGCTGGCGATGATGACGTCCAGGATGTCATCGGCCTGTTCGTCCGTGGCCAGGACCTCCACCCGGATTTTTGGCAACAGGTCCACGTTGTACTCCGCTCCGCGGTACACCTCGGTGTAACCGCGCTGCCGGCCGTAACCGCTGGCCGCGCTGACCGTCAGACCCTGCACGCCATAGGCTTCCAGTCCTTCCCGGATGGCTTCGAGCTTTTCCGGCCTGACGATCGCAGTAATCAGTTTCATGCCCCCACACTTTCCTTACCTGTTGCTGATTCGGTCTTCTGCGCATCCGCAGTTGCTGCGGAAGCCGGTGCAGTGTCCGTCTGGGTCTTGCCGGTGATCATGTCGTGCAGCGGCTGGAAGCTTCCACCGTGTCCGCCCACACCGAACTCGTAGGCGGTCTCGGCGTGCAGGCTGAGGTCCACACCCACCGTTTCCTGTTCCTGCGAGACCCGGAAGCCCATGGTCTTGTGGATGGCGAAGGCGATGATCGCCGTCAGGATTGCCGAGTACGCGATGGCGATGCCGGCCGCTGCGAGCTGGGCCCACATCTGGGCCATGCCGCCGCCGTAGAAGAGGCCGCCGCCCACACCGTCAACGGGCAGTGCGATGAAGCCCAGGGCCACGGTGCCGATGATGCCGGACACGAGGTGCACGCCGACGACGTCCAGTGAGTCATCAAAGCCCCAGCGGAACTTCAGGCCCACGGCCAGGGCGGAGGCAACGCCTGCCACGACGCCGAGGCCGAGCGCTCCGACCGGGCTGACGTTGGCGCAGGCCGGGGTGATGGCCACCAGGCCGGCAACTACACCGGAAGCGGCGCCGAGGGAGGTGGGGTGACCGTCACGGATGCGTTCGGTGACGAGCCAGCCGAGCATGGCGGCGGCCGGAGCGGCGAGCGTGTTGACCCAGATCAGGCCGCCCTGCTCGGCGGAAGAGGCAAGGCCGCCGTTGAAACCGAACCAGCCGAACCACAGCATCGCTGCACCGAGCATCACGAAGGGGATGTTGTGCGGGCGGTGGTTGGGGTCCTTGCCGAAGCCCTTGCGGTTGCCGATGATCAGGACCAGGATCAGTGCCGCCACACCTGCGTTGATGTGGACCACGGTGCCGCCAGCGAAGTCGATGGCCGGGCCGAGAGCCTGGCCGATCGCGCCGTCCTCACCGAAGAGGCCGCCACCCCACACCATGTAGGCAAGCGGGCAATACACGAGGGTCACCCACACGGGAACGAACACGGACCAGGCGCCGAACTTGGCGCGGTCAGCGATCGCGCCGCTGATCAGGGCCACCGTGATGATGGCAAAGGTTGCACCGTAGCCCACGAGGATGAGGCCGTCGGGCGTCTCCGCCGTGTTGACTCCCTCAAGGCCAAAGCTCGCGAACGGGTTCCCCACGATCTGCAGGAAGCCGTCACCGCCCGTCATGGAGTAGCCCCACAGTACCCACACAACGCTCACGATGCCGATGGAGATGAAGCTCATCATCATCATGTTCAGTGCTGCTTTGGCACGGGTCATGCCGCCGTAGAAAAATGCCAGGCCTGGTGTCATGAGCAGCACGAGCGCCGCCGCCACCATGAGCCATACGTGACCTGCGGTAAGTTCCATGGTGCACGTCCTTCCTCATCCAACTCCTGCGGATTCCTCCGCCTGCCAACGCCTTTTGCGTCCTGTAAAAAGTGTGTCGGCGGCGTGTTTCGCCCGGGGAGGATTTAGATTGCCGGGCTGTTACAACAACCTCTTGGAAGTAAATGGTGCATCTCCGGCTTGTTACGGTTATGTTTCACCCCTCCCGCCGACGCCCGGCAGGCACGTATGCAAGGACCACTGGACCATGACGGCAGAACCCCGCGTGAGCCGCGCCACATCAAGGATTTTTTCGATGCTCCGACCTGGCGGGCAGAAGCTGCCGCGCGATATCAAGGTGATGCTGGCGGCGGCGTTCCTCATTGCCCTTG
Encoded here:
- a CDS encoding VOC family protein, yielding MTAEATNQDLLPADLAMGTVMLKVGDMKVMTDYYQRALGLEVVAEQDGGLYLGRLQKPLVHLAPAPGLNLPGRGEAGLFHTALLFENQADLAATIATAARFEPRSFTGSADHLVSEAFYFTDPEGNGIELYWDRPRSNWSWNGTDVVMDSLALPPQRYLEQHLTEESLERQRGTVAGVGHVHLQVGDVQTARDFYVGTLGFEKTAGWHGQALFVSAGRYHHHMAMNVWNSRGAGPRKDTLGLGEVLIEVPSGDDVGALADRLKVAGVPAHHTGAELRFEDPWRNRIRVAVR
- a CDS encoding amidohydrolase family protein, with translation MAEIIQFTGPVLTGPDREERGLWSVDGRLTFRRPAEVPDSILAGWVLPGFVDAHCHIGLGPGGAVHDAAAEEQARTDLLAGTLLVRDAGSPANTRWLQGRADVPLLIRAGRHVARTRRYLRGFAEEVEPEGLVEAVRKQARDGDGWVKLVGDWIDRGAGDLAPSFPAAVVRDAVQAAHDEGARVTAHCFAEETLDDMLDAGIDCVEHATGLLPRHLPRFVEQQVPIVPTLVNIATFPDIAAQADPKFPVYAAHMRSLWECREERVLEAYEAGVRIYAGTDAGSVIRHGRIADEILALHAAGLPMPAALNAACWDARKWLGAEAIGEGARADVVLCREDPRTTPGTIRDLAHVVLGGRIVG
- the ffh gene encoding signal recognition particle protein, with amino-acid sequence MFNSLSDRLTATFKNLRGKGRLTEADVDATVREIRRALLDADVAVPVVREFTGRVRERALGAEVSGALNPSQQIVKIVNEELVEILGGETRRIRLAKNGPTIIMLAGLQGAGKTTLAGKLSKWLKAQGHSPMLVACDLQRPNAVTQLQVVGQRAKVPVFAPHPGATSTELDQPAGDPVAVARAGVEEARQKLHDVVIVDTAGRLGVDADMMEQARQIRRAIVPNEVLFVIDSMIGQDAVNTALAFDEGVNFTGIVLSKLDGDARGGAALSVASVTGKPVMFASTGEGLDDFELFHPDRMASRILDMGDVLTLIEQAEKSWDKDEAARMAKKFADQEDFTLEDFLAQMQQIRNMGSMKKMLMMMPGAQNIRQQLEQFDEREIDRVEAIVRSMTPHERVAPKIINGSRRARIARGSGVHVSEVNGLLERFAQAQKMMKKMAQGGMPGMPGMPGMPGAGGGARKNAKNAPKKKAKSGNPAKAAQERKDAEARRANAAKALPTGAAFGQQGGDFDPSQLNLPKGFDKFLGK
- the rpsP gene encoding 30S ribosomal protein S16 encodes the protein MAVKIRLKRFGKMRAPYYRIVVADSRTKRDGRAIEEIGKYHPTEEPSYIEVDSERAQYWLSVGAQPSEQVAAILKITGDWQKFKGLPGQEGTLKTKSEKVAFVAPEKGSVIIPEAITKKASKSDAAEAPAEAEAETTEAE
- a CDS encoding ammonium transporter encodes the protein MELTAGHVWLMVAAALVLLMTPGLAFFYGGMTRAKAALNMMMMSFISIGIVSVVWVLWGYSMTGGDGFLQIVGNPFASFGLEGVNTAETPDGLILVGYGATFAIITVALISGAIADRAKFGAWSVFVPVWVTLVYCPLAYMVWGGGLFGEDGAIGQALGPAIDFAGGTVVHINAGVAALILVLIIGNRKGFGKDPNHRPHNIPFVMLGAAMLWFGWFGFNGGLASSAEQGGLIWVNTLAAPAAAMLGWLVTERIRDGHPTSLGAASGVVAGLVAITPACANVSPVGALGLGVVAGVASALAVGLKFRWGFDDSLDVVGVHLVSGIIGTVALGFIALPVDGVGGGLFYGGGMAQMWAQLAAAGIAIAYSAILTAIIAFAIHKTMGFRVSQEQETVGVDLSLHAETAYEFGVGGHGGSFQPLHDMITGKTQTDTAPASAATADAQKTESATGKESVGA
- a CDS encoding P-II family nitrogen regulator — its product is MKLITAIVRPEKLEAIREGLEAYGVQGLTVSAASGYGRQRGYTEVYRGAEYNVDLLPKIRVEVLATDEQADDILDVIIASSNTGRAGDGKVWTVDVSEAVRVRTGERGVAAI
- the thiC gene encoding phosphomethylpyrimidine synthase ThiC — its product is MSTPNEPLSPAQKNQQPASPGSHTPVTHSLKSHSLAYLEDPDSGIRVPITEIALEASPNGLANEPFRTYRTAGPGSDPVRGLEPFRSNWILGRGDTETYGGRERNLLDDGRSAVRRGAASAEWKGARPVPRRAVGGRTVTQMHYARQGVITPEMRFVALRENCDVELVRSEVAAGRAIIPSNINHPESEPMIIGKAFLVKINANIGNSAVTSSIAEEVDKLQWATQWGADTVMDLSTGDDIHTTREWIIRNSPVPIGTVPIYQALEKVNGEANALTWEIFRDTVIEQCEQGVDYMTIHAGVLLRYVPLTANRVTGIVSRGGSIMAGWCLAHHQENFLYTHFDELCEIFARYDVAFSLGDGLRPGATADANDAAQFAELDTLAELTQRAWEYDVQVMVEGPGHIPFHLVRENVERQQELCKGAPFYTLGPLVTDVAPGYDHITSAIGATEIARYGTAMLCYVTPKEHLGLPNKDDVKTGVITYKIAAHAADLAKGHPAAHERDDALSKARFEFRWRDQFALSLDPVTAEAFHDETLPAEPAKTAHFCSMCGPKFCSMRISQDIRDEFGSAQSQAALAEAAAGMQGKSEEFLAAGGRVYLPELSVPPAVRA
- a CDS encoding alpha/beta hydrolase family protein, coding for MFKQRVVFVHGAGTFGAAAWPRQHGLALSYDALFLRRHGYDPFAEPVEPSFAEDTRILLRSLGDDGRGAAGGHVVAHAQGAIPAMMAAVERPDLVYSLILVEPACLSLTAELPATAAHIALMQPLFDARRQLSDEDFQREFVRRVYATDLQHPVTVEEKRSARRLRLQAPPWEAPLHIVPGVPTLVLTGGWEPLYEEIAGYLRETGAVHRTSAGGHRPHDSPEGDRIIRAFVSDVSRVQPVRAS
- a CDS encoding glucose-6-phosphate dehydrogenase; translation: MTSQSTVRTLLILGASGDLTGRLLLPGLARLAATGRAAGLRLVGAGSDPWTPEQWRERVHESFAAASASAGPEGKEALQSLEKETVYHQLDVTADGALAALLAALDGPTAVYFALPPRISQLACEVLQPEQVPAGTRLVMEKPFGSSEESARSLNQTLVRLVPEDHIHRVDHFLGKATVLNILGLRFANNFLEPVWDRHHVEKVEIIFDEDLALEGRARYYDNAGALRDMIQSHLLQIMALMAIEPPATIGERDLRDAISTVLRASSVPLPHSGSTRRARYTAGAVGGKEVPDYAQEEGVDGGRGTETLAEIRVNIDNWRWKGVPFILRSGKALGVKRKEAVVTFRPVPHLPQGFTGVDAPNQLRIGFGPDTLAFDIDVNGPGNIFSLGRVTLDAELSASELLPYGEVLEGVLAGDPLLSVRGDTAEECWRIVEPVLRAWQQDEVPLEEYDAGSAGPAGWPGSAAGH